The Cannabis sativa cultivar Pink pepper isolate KNU-18-1 unplaced genomic scaffold, ASM2916894v1 Contig3, whole genome shotgun sequence genome window below encodes:
- the LOC115709998 gene encoding probable glycerol-3-phosphate acyltransferase 3 translates to MAKAYFIKTLFLFIYRILFRKLKTLRRSLSNSPSFSQSSIFKTCHKYTCLSHRSSSDLANSTMIFNMEGGLLKSSSLFPYFMLVAFEAGGLFRSIVLLLSYPFICLLSQEMRLKWMVMISFFGIKKESFRAGTAVLPKFYLEDVGFEMFELLQKGSRTVALTNFPVVMVESFLRDYLGVDCVVGRELKVFHGYFLGLMEDDTKYVPSNILEENLIATVDSDHHHMIGITDFNTTFSNQQLLSSCKEVYFVSETDKKNWQILPRERYPKALIFHDGRLALRPSPLATLQALMWGPIGFTLAVARIFVAMLLPYDISSPILAFSGLRLTTNKPNTEGPLNPSSKHKGIVYVCNHRTLVDPLYIAFTLKNDLTAVTYSLSRFSEIIAPIKTVRLTRNRDQDSKKMEKLLSKGDLVVCPEGTTCREPYLLRFSPLFSEIADEIVPVAVTTHVSMFHGTTAGGLKYLDPIFFLMNPTPIYTIQLLDKISGLSTCRDVSKSRYDVANQVQSELGKTLGFECTMLTRRDKYLILAGNEGVVTCTK, encoded by the exons ATGGCGAAAGCTTATTTCATAAAgacattatttttattcatatatCGAATTCTTTTTCGTAAGCTAAAAACCTTACGAAGAAGTTTGAGCAACAGCCCTTCATTTAGCCAATCTTCAATCTTTAAAACATGCCATAAGTACACTTGTCTGTCTCATAGATCATCGTCAGATCTTGCAAACTCAACTATGATTTTCAATATGGAAGGAGGTTTGTTAAAGTCTTCTTCTTTATTCCCATACTTCATGCTTGTGGCTTTCGAAGCTGGAGGTCTCTTTAGGTCAATTGTTCTTTTACTTTCATACCCTTTTATCTGCTTGTTAAGTCAAGAGATGAGGTTGAAATGGATGGTCATGATCTCATTCTTTGGGATCAAGAAAGAGAGTTTTAGGGCAGGTACGGCTGTGTTGCCTAAGTTTTATTTAGAGGATGTAGGGTTTGAGATGTTTGAGTTGCTTCAAAAAGGGTCAAGGACTGTTGCGTTGACCAATTTCCCTGTTGTCATGGTTGAGAGCTTCTTGAGAGACTATTTGGGTGTTGATTGTGTTGTAGGTCGAGAGCTCAAGGTCTTCCATGGCTACTTTTTGGGACTCATGGAAGATGATACCAAATATGTTCCTTCCAATATCTTGGAGGAGAATTTGATCGCAACCGTCGATTCTGATCATCATCATATGATAGGCATCACCGACTTCAATACTACTTTTTCTAACCAACAACTTCTTTCAAGTTGTAAG GAAGTTTACTTCGTGAGTGAAACGGACAAAAAGAACTGGCAAATCTTACCAAGAGAGAGATACCCAAAGGCTCTTATCTTCCACGACGGTAGATTGGCTCTAAGGCCCAGCCCACTTGCTACCCTACAAGCCCTAATGTGGGGCCCGATTGGTTTTACCCTTGCTGTTGCTAGAATCTTCGTTGCCATGTTACTACCCTACGACATCTCATCCCCTATCCTCGCCTTTAGTGGGCTTCGCTTGACAACTAATAAGCCCAATACTGAGGGCCCACTCAATCCCAGCTCTAAGCACAAAGGAATTGTCTACGTGTGCAACCACAGAACGTTGGTAGACCCACTTTACATAGCTTTCACTTTGAAAAATGACCTCACTGCAGTCACGTACAGTCTAAGTAGATTCTCCGAGATCATAGCACCAATCAAAACCGTCCGATTAACTAGAAACCGTGACCAAGATTCAAAGAAAATGGAAAAGCTGTTAAGTAAAGGGGACCTTGTGGTGTGTCCCGAGGGAACTACATGTAGAGAACCATACCTTCTTAGATTTAGTCCGCTTTTCTCGGAGATTGCTGACGAGATCGTCCCCGTGGCAGTGACCACCCACGTCAGCATGTTCCACGGTACGACTGCGGGAGGGCTCAAGTATTTGGACCCAATTTTCTTTCTCATGAACCCGACGCCCATCTACACCATCCAATTACTCGACAAGATATCCGGACTATCCACGTGTCGAGATGTAAGTAAATCGAGGTATGATGTGGCTAATCAGGTGCAGAGTGAGTTAGGCAAGACCTTGGGATTTGAATGCACCATGCTGACTAGGAGAGATAAATACTTGATTTTGGCTGGAAATGAAGGTGTGGTAACAtgtacaaaataa